AGGAGGAACTCGCTAAGTCATTGGTGTGCCCCAATTGCCGGACCAATCTAAAAGACCGCAAGTACCTGGACTTTCTGGAGTTCCTTATGGCCCAGGGGATCGTCACTGACATGGATTTCTTTGACCAGTCATTATACGGCGAGGATGTAGTCTACGAGCCGGACATTGAGGAGCTGGACGAAACCGATCCCAATGAGTTTGAGCGCATCGACCAGCAGATGCAGAGTCTAGATGAAGACGTTGAATTAAATGAGGTTACCACGGATGAAGAAGAATTCCGTCAATGGGAGGGCATCGAAGAGGATTGGGAGGAGTTTAACCGGCGGCAGAATTCAGGCCGGGACGATTGATGCGGATCACCCTTAATAGAGAAAAGAATCATGGACACCGTTAAAGAGCCGAAAACCAAGCAGATTCAAGTTGAGCTGGACGAAAAGGTTGGCACCGGCGAATATTCCAACCTGGCCATCGTCACCCATTCTCCGGCCGAATTCGTTCTCGACTTCACCCAAGTGATGCCCGGTATGCCCAAAGCCCGGGTTCGGGCCCGGATTATCATGGCCCCGCTCCACGTCAAAGCCTTCGCCATGGCACTGAACGAGAACATCAAGAAGTATGAAGCCCACTTCGGGGAGATCCAAGTCACCCAGGGCGAGTGGGCCAAGCAATTCGGTTTCAAACTACCGCCGGATACCGTCCCCAACTGACGAGTACCAGCCCCGGTTTCCTCGCCGTCCCGACTATTGCTTCGGGGTTCTCACAGTCGCGGCAGGC
The DNA window shown above is from Candidatus Neomarinimicrobiota bacterium and carries:
- a CDS encoding DUF3467 domain-containing protein, whose product is MDTVKEPKTKQIQVELDEKVGTGEYSNLAIVTHSPAEFVLDFTQVMPGMPKARVRARIIMAPLHVKAFAMALNENIKKYEAHFGEIQVTQGEWAKQFGFKLPPDTVPN